The window AGGGCTCCACGCACCCCGGCCTCCGCGAGGAGGCGGGCCGGCACGCCGAACACACCAGCCTCGACGTGTTCCCCGTCGGCGCCGTCGTTCCGCTGCTGAACGACTACCGGTACGGCGAGATGGCGGACACCGTCGCCGCCGCGAAACGCGGCCTCGGCCGGGACGCGCCCGTCCACCTGTTCGGCGCGGGCCACCCCATGATGTTCGCGTTGGCCGCCGCGCTCGGCTGCGACCTCTTCGACTCCGCCGCGTACGCGCTCTACGCCCGCGACGGCCGCTACCTCACCGTCCACGGCACCGAACACCTCGACTCCCTCCAGTACTTCCCCTGCGGCTGTCCCGTCTGCACCGACCACGCGCCCGCGGACGTCCAGCGGATGCCCGACGCCGCCCAGGAGGAACTGCTCGCCGAGCACAACCTCCACGTCTCCTTCACCGAGTTGCGGAGAGTGAAGCAGGCGATTCGACAGGGGAGCCTGCTCGAACTCGTCGAGGCCCGCGCGCACGCCCACCCCCGCGTGCTCGACGGCTACCGCGCGTTCCTCGACCACGCCGGCCAGTACGAGCAATCGGATCCGGTGAGCAAGGACACGTTCTACTACACGTCCCCGGAGTCCGCGCGCCGACCCGAGGTCGTCCGGCACCGCGACCGCCTCGACCGCTTCGACCTCCCCGACACCGTGCTCCTCGCGGAGTCCGGGACGGACGACGACTTCGACGAGACGTGGCGCGTCCGCCCGCCGCTCGGCCC is drawn from Salarchaeum sp. JOR-1 and contains these coding sequences:
- the tgtA gene encoding tRNA guanosine(15) transglycosylase TgtA, which encodes MRDHFEVRAQDAGGRIGDLTVPRAGVTVETPTLMPVVNPNIITVDPARFREFGAEILITNSYIIKNDDDLRERALDEGLHAMLDFDGAIMTDSGSFQLAEYGEIDTDTEEILEFQHAIGSDIGTPVDIPTPPDVPRERAEEELEETQRRLELAETVETGEMLVNAPVQGSTHPGLREEAGRHAEHTSLDVFPVGAVVPLLNDYRYGEMADTVAAAKRGLGRDAPVHLFGAGHPMMFALAAALGCDLFDSAAYALYARDGRYLTVHGTEHLDSLQYFPCGCPVCTDHAPADVQRMPDAAQEELLAEHNLHVSFTELRRVKQAIRQGSLLELVEARAHAHPRVLDGYRAFLDHAGQYEQSDPVSKDTFYYTSPESARRPEVVRHRDRLDRFDLPDTVLLAESGTDDDFDETWRVRPPLGPYPRELATSYPFTAEVPERMDDAGYEAAAKGVSRLVALNPDTEFTLAHRDWPARALDYVPPRVELVNLETGHTTDSGAEDDA